In one window of Streptomyces sp. FXJ1.172 DNA:
- a CDS encoding ATP-binding protein, with protein sequence MNQKNHLRIQLSATRRGARLARLLTERQLDEWGVPFEEATQVVAELASNAVLHGRVRGRDFRLALALRDDGTLRIEVTDARGDRIPRAPDPVAEDTEGGRGLRIVSAYAACWGVAQAPAGAKTVWAELVPGRGGP encoded by the coding sequence ATGAATCAGAAAAACCACCTCCGGATCCAGCTGTCGGCGACAAGAAGGGGCGCCCGGTTGGCCCGCCTCCTCACCGAGCGCCAACTGGACGAGTGGGGTGTGCCGTTCGAGGAGGCGACGCAGGTCGTGGCAGAGCTGGCGTCCAACGCCGTACTGCACGGGCGGGTGCGGGGACGGGACTTCCGCCTCGCGCTGGCGCTGCGCGACGACGGCACTCTCCGCATCGAGGTGACCGACGCCCGGGGCGACCGGATCCCGCGCGCCCCGGATCCGGTGGCCGAGGACACGGAAGGCGGCCGGGGTTTACGGATCGTGTCGGCGTACGCGGCCTGCTGGGGCGTGGCGCAGGCGCCGGCCGGGGCCAAGACCGTCTGGGCGGAACTCGTACCGGGACG